The Natrinema saccharevitans genome includes the window TCGCGTCCAGATCCGAGGGGACGTTCGGCAGGCGCTTGCCGGCCTTCTCGTCGCGCGTGACGACGTTCGCAAAGGAGGAGATCATGTGGAACGGCTTCGCGTAGGGGATCCACGCGATGAAGAAGAAGGCGATCAGCGAGTGGGACCACCACGCGAGCCAGTGGAGGTTCTCGACGTTGAAGCCGGCCCCGTTCAGGCCGGCCTGCTCGGCACCCATCGTCGGGAGCCCGACGGCGTCGAAGCCGAGTGCCATCCCGTAGGCGACGAAGCTGACGACCTCGTGGTCGGGAATGCCGGCGCTGTAGACGCGCAGTCCCTCGAGCAGGAAGCCGCCGACGCCCAGCGCGAACAGCGTCCAGATGAAGAGATCGTCCTCGTTGGAGGTGTGGCGGCCCCAGAGACGGTGGTTGCGGACCCAGTAGCGTCGGTACATCGCCATCCCGATGCCGACGACGAACAGCAGGCCCATGGCGTCGACCATGAACTGGTAGGCGAGATAGAAGTCACCCTCCCAGAACGCCATGTGCAGGATTTTCTGGCCGACATATAGATCGGCCCCCAGAATTAGTGTCGCGATGAACAGCGTCAGGAATCCCCAGAGGATAAAGGAATGCATCAGGCCGCCGTAGAGGTCCCTGTTGAACTGTTTCTCGTTCGAGAGCGCGATCTTGGCCGAGCTCACGATGCGGTTCGGCATGTCGTTCAGACGCGCGAAGGAGTCGTCGTCGCCCTGCGAGTAGCGGGCGAACCGCCGATAGACGCCGTAGGTGAAGACGGCGACGGCGGTGGCCGCGAGGAGGTAAAACGTCGCGTACTCGACGCTGGTAATGCCCCAGTACGTCTCCCTCGCCACGTCTGACTGTGCTAGCGCATGCATATCCAATGAGGGGGAAGGCTGTAACTTAATTCTTGTTACACCGTTCCAATATTCGCCTTGACGCTGTCTGTCGAAAATACTCCATCTATTCTCAGTTTATAATAGATTGACACGCAATAGATCTCGGCGTTTGAACAAAAATAATGCGTCGGACGAAAGGACAAAAACCGGTGGACGTGACGACTCCACTTACAGCGGGACTGCGACGAGGTGGAATAGTCCGAGCCAGGCATAGCTCCCGACGACGTGCCACTCGACAGCGTGACGGACCGTCATCGGATCGGTGCGACCTCGCCCGAACGAGACCGTCGCGAACAGCGTTCCGGCGAGCAGCAGTACCGGAAGAACCATTGACGCCGGTCCCCGGTGAAAGAAACTGAGTAGGATCGCCGCCGAGACGGTGAGGCTCACAGCGATTGTCCCCGCAACCGCCGTCCGCGAGAGATCGCGACCGAGCGAGGCGATGCCAGCCTGCCGGTCGCCGTCGCTGTCGAGATACGCACCAATCGTATCGTGGCAGATATCCCACAACCAGGTCGCAGCGAAGATCGCGGCCAGCTCGACCGTGAGTCCGCCGTAGACGGTCCATCCCATGACGCTGAACATCGAAACACTAGTCACTGTTACGAGCGTCGAGATCCCGGTAACGTTTAGCCGGTTGAAGACGAGTGGGTCCGCGATCAGGATCGCGTACAGGAGGGCCGCGGCTACGAGAAACGAGTCCCCGACGAGCACTGCCAGTCCCAGTCCGCCACCGAGCATTGCAGCCCCCATCCAGAACGCCTGCGTTCTGGTGACTAACCCCGACGGGATCGGACGGTGTGGTTTCTCGATCGCGTCAGATTCGGCGTCGAAATAGTCGTCGTGAGTGAGGATGCTACCGCGGACGAGGAGCATACTCACGAACGCGATTCCCGCGGTGAGATCGATTCCGCCGTCTTGGACGGTGATCGCTAGCGGCAACCCAAATAGGGCTACATCAATCGCGAAGTAGCGGATCGGTGTCACCCGATTGAACGTCACGAACGCACGGAACGGGTCACTTGTCGATGACGTTGACATTGTTACCCTCGATCTCGATAGCGATCGATGTCGTTACATCGACCCCGGTTTCCTCGGCGACGCGGTCGACGCCGTTTTTTCGCGTCTTTTCGACGATACAGTGAGCCTCCTCGACCACTGCACCCGCCTTCTCGATGGCCTCGATCATCGCGATCATCGTCCCGCCGGTACTGATCGTATCGTCGACGATCGTGACTGCGTCGCCGGGCTCGATGCCGTTCAGGTAGAGATCGCCAGAAAAGTACTCAGAATCGATTTCGACCGCTGACTGACGGTCAGCATTTAAATCGTACGTGTACCAGCGAGCGACCGCGAGCGGCAGCGAGTAC containing:
- a CDS encoding phosphoribosyltransferase family protein, with the protein product MSHINTIIIEKYIIKRFLNYNAMSMRNTEMGIEAATEQIVAVYEDAGVTHSGEHATTVNQLTDQLPALQPRTLEAARTLLSGAGSFDVDKLAVEEDKGLPFGVLVAREYSLPLAVARWYTYDLNADRQSAVEIDSEYFSGDLYLNGIEPGDAVTIVDDTISTGGTMIAMIEAIEKAGAVVEEAHCIVEKTRKNGVDRVAEETGVDVTTSIAIEIEGNNVNVIDK
- a CDS encoding UbiA prenyltransferase family protein, whose amino-acid sequence is MSTSSTSDPFRAFVTFNRVTPIRYFAIDVALFGLPLAITVQDGGIDLTAGIAFVSMLLVRGSILTHDDYFDAESDAIEKPHRPIPSGLVTRTQAFWMGAAMLGGGLGLAVLVGDSFLVAAALLYAILIADPLVFNRLNVTGISTLVTVTSVSMFSVMGWTVYGGLTVELAAIFAATWLWDICHDTIGAYLDSDGDRQAGIASLGRDLSRTAVAGTIAVSLTVSAAILLSFFHRGPASMVLPVLLLAGTLFATVSFGRGRTDPMTVRHAVEWHVVGSYAWLGLFHLVAVPL